A genomic stretch from Mya arenaria isolate MELC-2E11 chromosome 10, ASM2691426v1 includes:
- the LOC128204727 gene encoding uncharacterized protein LOC128204727, whose amino-acid sequence MSVLTGLMEPRLLVVMAIFVAMVTGQMFDKNPTIYDHMKSGANTVKSNLIESELQIEKLFMPDECVLNDEDFYGDRQVEIEMERQRLRLIQAEEGDTVTLHYTLSLDDGTVLDKSIHEPDDIHAEEIIIPAIFSLGYQQVITGWEIGVTGMCVGEVRKITIPPQLAYGPNGYKQKNIPADATLEIETKLVSLKKKDMVDHYMDFLRNLHVYTFFILGLTFLMGGFYKGQIAEKRRLYREIAERKRQREIENEIEDDEDDECDDEVADNSEENVSQETGDIPQGNDWNTSH is encoded by the exons ATGTCAGTGTTAACAGGGCTTATGGAGCCCAGATTGCTCGTGGTAATGGCGATTTTCGTGGCCATGGTAACGGGCCAAATGTTCGATAAAAATCCGACCATCTATGACCACATGAAAAGTGGAGCTAACACGGTCAAATCGAACCTGATCGAATCGGAACTGCAAATAGAAAAATTG TTTATGCCAGACGAGTGTGTCCTGAACGACGAGGATTTTTATGGCGATCGTCAGGTTGAAATAGAGATGGAGAGGCAGCGACTGCGGCTCATCCAGGCGGAAGAAGGCGACACTGTCACGCTTCATTACACT CTGTCCCTGGATGACGGCACGGTCCTGGACAAGTCTATACACGAGCCTGATGACATTCACGCCGAGGAGATCATCATACCAGCCATCTTTTCCCTGGGCTACCAACAAGTAATTACGGGCTGGGAAATAGGCGTCACCGGCATGTGTGTTGG AGAGGTCCGCAAAATCACCATTCCGCCACAATTGGCATACGGACCCAATGGatataaacagaaaaacatACCGG CTGATGCAACTTTAGAAATCGAGACGAAACTGGTCAGTTTGAAGAAAAAAGACATGGTCGACCACTACATGGATTTCCTACGTAATCTTCACGTGTACACGTTCTTTATTCTCGGACTCACGTTTCTCATGGGCGGTTTCTACAAAGGTCAAATAGCAGAAAAGAGGCGCTTGTATCGCGAGATAGCAGAGCGGAAACGTCAACGTGAGATAGAAAACGAGATTGaggatgatgaagatgatgagtGTGATGATGAAGTGGCTGATAATAGTGAGGAGAATGTATCTCAAGAGACTGGTGACATACCACAAGGAAATGACTGGAACACTTCCCATTGA
- the LOC128204064 gene encoding androgen-induced gene 1 protein-like isoform X2 has translation MGVQVKTFVVHIVLFLVYLYSLVIDVRDIEVGYHGYGWRFKYLTFINLLMQTVYFGLSIMNDLKGSHAKPSDGGQKSKLQSFLDVYLAALVYPVGVFVVMTFWGIYAVDRELVYPKKLDELIPQWLNHTMHSTVLPFLLIEKIVVYHEYPTRRRGMSILLAFALLYLCWILWIAYYANIWVYPVLAVMEAHQRAIFIGILCVFFLTIYMVGESLNKAIWRKELAVKRNQGVQQRKKSKKVS, from the exons ATGGGCGTGCAGGTCAAAACATTCGTTGtgcacattgttttatttttagtttatttgtaTTCTTTAGTCATCGATGTGCGTGATATCGAAGTGGGATATCATGGCTATGGATGGAGGTTCAAATATCTGACGTTTATAAACCTG CTCATGCAGACAGTGTACTTTGGGCTAAGTATCATGAATGACTTGAAGGGTTCTCATGCGAAGCCCTCTGATGGTGGTCAGAAATCCAAACTGCAGTCCTTCCTGGATGTCTACCTAGCTGCTCTTGTATACCCAGTTGGAGTG tttgtaGTGATGACATTCTGGGGTATCTATGCTGTGGACAGGGAGCTGGTTTATCCCAAGAAACTAGATGAACTTATACCTCAGTGGCTAAACCACACCATG CACTCAACAGTTTTACCTTTCCTATTGATAGAGAAAATTGTGGTTTACCACGAGTATCCTACTAGAAGGAGGGGGATGTCCATACTGTTGGCATTTGCTTTGCTTTACCTCTGCTG gATCTTGTGGATAGCTTACTATGCCAACATCTGGGTGTATCCGGTGCTAGCAGTTATGGAGGCCCACCAGAGGGCCATATTTATCGGCATTCTTTGTGTCTTCTTTCTCACTATATACATGGTCGGCGAGTCTCTGAATAAAGCGATCTGGA ggaaagAGCTTGCTGTGAAAAGAAATCAGGGTGTACAACAGAGAAAGAAAAGCAAGAAGGTCTCTTGA
- the LOC128204064 gene encoding androgen-induced gene 1 protein-like isoform X1, giving the protein MVDNVRVIVHIVAFITYIYSLYYSLRYIGQGDEHYVYLFTYRGFGGKFKFLTFLNVLMQTVYFGLSIMNDLKGSHAKPSDGGQKSKLQSFLDVYLAALVYPVGVFVVMTFWGIYAVDRELVYPKKLDELIPQWLNHTMHSTVLPFLLIEKIVVYHEYPTRRRGMSILLAFALLYLCWILWIAYYANIWVYPVLAVMEAHQRAIFIGILCVFFLTIYMVGESLNKAIWRKELAVKRNQGVQQRKKSKKVS; this is encoded by the exons ATGGTTGACAACGTGAGAGTGATTGTACACATTGTTGCATTTATCACCTATATTTACTCGTTGTATTACAGTCTTAGATATATAGGCCAGGGTGATGAACATTATGTGTATTTGTTCACTTACAGAGGCTTTGGTGGGAAGTTTAAGTTTCTCACATTCCTAAATGTG CTCATGCAGACAGTGTACTTTGGGCTAAGTATCATGAATGACTTGAAGGGTTCTCATGCGAAGCCCTCTGATGGTGGTCAGAAATCCAAACTGCAGTCCTTCCTGGATGTCTACCTAGCTGCTCTTGTATACCCAGTTGGAGTG tttgtaGTGATGACATTCTGGGGTATCTATGCTGTGGACAGGGAGCTGGTTTATCCCAAGAAACTAGATGAACTTATACCTCAGTGGCTAAACCACACCATG CACTCAACAGTTTTACCTTTCCTATTGATAGAGAAAATTGTGGTTTACCACGAGTATCCTACTAGAAGGAGGGGGATGTCCATACTGTTGGCATTTGCTTTGCTTTACCTCTGCTG gATCTTGTGGATAGCTTACTATGCCAACATCTGGGTGTATCCGGTGCTAGCAGTTATGGAGGCCCACCAGAGGGCCATATTTATCGGCATTCTTTGTGTCTTCTTTCTCACTATATACATGGTCGGCGAGTCTCTGAATAAAGCGATCTGGA ggaaagAGCTTGCTGTGAAAAGAAATCAGGGTGTACAACAGAGAAAGAAAAGCAAGAAGGTCTCTTGA